The genomic stretch TTCACGTAATCGAGCACGATCTGCCGGCGGGCCTGCCGCGTGTCCTCGCCGGTACGGTAGGCGGCGTAGGAAGCGCCCAACATCTGGTGCAACTTGTCGTTCACACCCGAGGTGCGCCCGCCCGGCGAATGGCGGAACTTCTGCACCTGCGTCGCCAGCGTGCTGCCGCCCGAGGTGTTGCCCGTGTCGAAGATGCTGTCCAGCACGTAGCGCCAGCCGGAGAGCAACAGACGATCCCACTCGAGTGCGGGGTTCAAGCGCGGGCGTGAATCGTCGAGCAAGTTGCGGTCTTCCACGAACAGGAGCGACCGGACCACGAGGGGCGGGATGTCGACAAAGTCGCGGAAGGTGGTCAGCGTGCGCCGGCCGTCGAAGAGCGTCCGCGAACGGCTGTCGAGAATCTGCAGGCCCGCGTCGTTCTTCTCCACGAAGGGCGGGGCGATCCCTTGCGCCACCAGCTGCTGCAGCTCTAGCGACGGCTGCGCTTG from Candidatus Krumholzibacteriia bacterium encodes the following:
- a CDS encoding transglycosylase domain-containing protein; amino-acid sequence: MLRSWRPLPHVWQETRANLSRPRRALLAGLITLAVVLMVAIGWELRTSRLQARFFSRRAEHLTWQVDKGPSAVALSGPRGPYDLRHGYARLHDLQGRLESSGFRVTRQAQPSLELQQLVAQGIAPPFVEKNDAGLQILDSRSRTLFDGRRTLTTFRDFVDIPPLVVRSLLFVEDRNLLDDSRPRLNPALEWDRLLLSGWRYVLDSIFDTGNTSGGSTLATQVQKFRHSPGGRTSGVNDKLHQMLGASYAAYRTGEDTRQARRQIVLDYV